Proteins co-encoded in one Vulcanisaeta thermophila genomic window:
- a CDS encoding CDC48 family AAA ATPase: MSSGEVSLRVAEARTRDVGRLIVRIPQRYMRVLGVEPGEYVEIMGNKRTAYAQVWPAYTDDEDKDYIRMDGVLRQNAGVSIGDVVKVRKANLRPAQKMAVAPVNEYVRVDPDYLKRAYLLGKPVWKGSLIEIPYYTGSIRFMVTSVTPGPAAYVGIDTEVQVREEPVKESELTIPRVTWEDIGDLEEAKRKIRELIELPLRHPEIFKHLGIEPPKGVLLIGPPGTGKTLLAKAVASETNAYFVSINGPEIMSKYYGESEAKLREIFEEAKKNAPAIIFIDEIDAIAPKREEVTGEVEKRVVAQLLTLMDGLQERGQVIVIGATNRPEAVDPALRRPGRFDREIYIGMPDKSARKEILQVHTRNVPLCTEDDVKAGVCRPEDVVSIDELAEMTHGYTGADIAALVKEAAMIRLREAIDIKKEIDLDQPQIPPEQLARIRIRRGDFLEAMKYIQPTVLREVIVEVPEVHWDDIGGYDSVKQELREMVEWPLKYPQYFEELGVEPPKGILLFGPPGTGKTLLAKAVATESNANFIAVRGPEILSKWFGESEKAIREIFKKARMAAPCVIFFDEIDALAPARGLRVDSGATDRIVNQLLAEMDGIAPLKNVVVIAATNRPDIMDPALLRPGRFDRIVYVPPPDENARFEILKVHVRRLKLADEVKDGNYRYLRDLARRTEGYTGADLAALVREASMLALRELIRGAGNGVRAVGIEHFEEALRRVPPSLSKQDIARFEEMARNLRRALRGL, from the coding sequence TGGGTAATAAGCGCACGGCGTATGCCCAGGTTTGGCCTGCGTACACTGATGATGAGGATAAGGACTACATAAGGATGGATGGCGTGTTGAGGCAGAATGCTGGGGTGAGTATTGGTGATGTTGTTAAGGTTAGGAAGGCCAACCTAAGGCCTGCCCAGAAGATGGCGGTGGCGCCTGTGAATGAGTACGTGAGGGTGGACCCGGACTACCTGAAGAGGGCTTACCTGTTGGGTAAGCCCGTTTGGAAGGGTTCATTGATAGAGATACCGTACTACACGGGGAGTATTAGGTTCATGGTGACCAGCGTAACCCCTGGGCCCGCGGCTTACGTGGGCATTGACACCGAGGTTCAGGTGAGGGAGGAGCCTGTTAAGGAGAGTGAGTTAACAATACCCAGGGTCACGTGGGAGGACATTGGGGATCTTGAGGAGGCTAAGAGGAAGATTAGGGAATTGATAGAGCTACCCCTCAGGCACCCTGAGATTTTCAAGCACCTGGGTATTGAGCCTCCTAAGGGTGTTTTGTTGATTGGTCCCCCAGGCACTGGCAAGACTCTACTGGCCAAGGCTGTGGCTTCCGAGACCAATGCGTACTTTGTGTCTATCAATGGGCCTGAGATCATGAGTAAGTATTATGGTGAGTCTGAGGCTAAGTTGAGGGAGATTTTTGAGGAGGCTAAGAAGAATGCGCCCGCCATCATATTCATTGATGAGATTGATGCCATCGCACCCAAGAGGGAGGAGGTAACTGGGGAGGTGGAGAAGAGGGTTGTGGCGCAACTGCTCACTTTAATGGATGGTTTGCAGGAAAGGGGCCAAGTCATAGTCATAGGAGCCACAAACAGACCAGAAGCAGTAGACCCAGCACTAAGGAGGCCGGGGAGGTTTGATAGGGAGATTTACATTGGGATGCCTGATAAGAGTGCGAGGAAGGAGATACTGCAGGTGCATACTAGGAATGTTCCGCTGTGTACGGAGGATGATGTTAAGGCTGGTGTTTGTAGGCCTGAGGATGTGGTTAGTATTGATGAGTTGGCTGAGATGACCCATGGGTACACGGGTGCTGATATAGCGGCGCTGGTTAAGGAGGCGGCTATGATTAGGCTTAGGGAGGCCATTGATATAAAGAAGGAGATAGACCTGGACCAGCCCCAGATACCCCCTGAGCAGTTGGCTAGGATTAGGATTAGGAGGGGTGACTTCCTGGAGGCCATGAAGTACATACAGCCCACGGTGCTTAGGGAGGTCATTGTGGAGGTGCCCGAGGTTCACTGGGACGACATCGGTGGTTATGACTCTGTGAAGCAGGAGCTTAGGGAAATGGTGGAGTGGCCCCTGAAGTATCCGCAGTACTTTGAGGAGCTTGGTGTGGAGCCTCCTAAGGGTATTCTTCTTTTTGGTCCTCCTGGTACTGGTAAGACTTTGTTGGCTAAGGCTGTGGCTACTGAGTCTAATGCTAACTTCATTGCCGTTAGGGGCCCCGAGATACTTAGTAAGTGGTTTGGTGAGAGCGAGAAGGCAATAAGGGAAATATTCAAAAAAGCCAGAATGGCAGCACCATGCGTAATATTCTTCGACGAAATAGACGCACTAGCACCAGCAAGGGGTTTGAGGGTTGATAGTGGGGCTACGGATAGGATTGTTAATCAATTGCTGGCGGAGATGGATGGTATAGCGCCCCTGAAGAACGTTGTCGTAATAGCAGCGACCAACAGGCCGGACATAATGGACCCGGCTTTACTGAGGCCGGGGAGGTTTGATAGGATTGTTTATGTACCGCCACCCGATGAGAATGCCAGGTTCGAGATACTCAAGGTTCATGTTAGGAGGCTTAAGTTGGCTGATGAGGTTAAGGATGGTAATTACAGGTACCTCAGGGACCTGGCCAGGAGGACCGAGGGCTACACGGGGGCTGATTTGGCTGCGTTGGTTAGGGAGGCCTCGATGCTGGCACTCAGGGAGTTGATTAGGGGGGCTGGTAATGGGGTTAGGGCTGTGGGTATTGAGCACTTCGAGGAGGCGCTCAGGAGGGTTCCGCCATCACTTTCCAAGCAGGACATTGCCAGGTTTGAGGAGATGGCTAGGAACCTAAGGAGGGCCTTAAGGGGCCTTTGA